Within the Centropristis striata isolate RG_2023a ecotype Rhode Island chromosome 23, C.striata_1.0, whole genome shotgun sequence genome, the region TACTTCAGATTTAAAGATTTCAAGCTTTGAATTTTGAACAGATTTCCACCAAACTTCACTCACGTTTCTTTAAATTTTAGTCGACTATAGCGACACATTTAgcactttgattaaaaagacTCATATGGTACAGTCAGTAAATCTGTTGGACACAAACTTTAGAgcacttttgtgtttttgtgttttagacTCTAACttctaatgaaaataaatattaacgcTCCAGAAggaaactgtatttttgttgcatgtagaaaagaaaaacaaaaatatatttattaagagtcaatttgtttgtctctttgtttgctcctgaatttgtttgtttgtttgctgctgaATGTAAATCAACCTGAAATGGGAATTTCTGCATCAACTCTTTAAATTGGAtaaatgccccccccccccccaaaaaaaaaagaaattgtaaaaaatgtaaaaaaatctaatttaaaaaaagtataaaataaaatttaaaaaatgtaaaaagtataaaattaaaaaaattaaaaaaaaaaaaaaaatcaatttaaaaaaaagtgtaaaataaaataaaaaaataaaaaagtataaaataagtaaaaacataaaaaagtataaaataaaataaaaaattaaaaaagtataaaataaaataaattaaattaaataaaaaaaattaaaaaaaattaaaaatggctcaaaaaataactttaacaaataaaataaaatcttataAATCCCCTTGATCGATGCCCAACGTCTCATACAAGGAGACTGGAACAGAgacaacattttattcattcagaCTGTGGTTTGGTTGCAGATCACCTTCTACGAGGGAAAATGTTTCACCGGCAGGAAGCTGGAGGTCAGAGGAGACTGTGATAACTTCCAGGACCGCGGCTTCATGAACAGGTGAGgctgaactctgacctctgaACTCTGAACTCTGAACTCTGAACTCGTCTTCAGCTTGTTGAACACGAGCAGCGAGCAGAAGTGAAACATGTGGAGTTTGTCTTGTTTCAGGGTGAACTCCATCCGCGTGGAGAGCGGCGCCTGGATCTGCTTCGACCACCCCGACTTCAAGGGCCAGCAGTACATCCTGGAGCACGGCGAGTACCCCGAGTTCCAGAGGTGGAACTCCCACAACGACCACATGGGATCCTGCAAGCCCATCCGCATGGTGAGACCCTCCCACGTCCTGCTGCTTCTAGTTTCGTCTTCGTCGTGTGATCCAAATTCGTTTAATTCAAAAAGGGATTTTCTTCAGACAGGAACTCCACCCGCTCTCCTTCGGATTTTAGTGAAATGTGTCAATGAGGTTTTAAAGATGTTGAGCTTTAAAATACCAGCATCTTTTCACCAAACTTCACTCAATTTTCTTTAGATTTTAGTGACGTATGCTGACACATTTTTGCAGGTTTAGTGCTTTAAGTCTTGGGCTTTTTTCCACCAAACTCCACTAAATTTTCTTTAGATTTAGGTGAAATTTTAACTCGGTTGTGTTCCTG harbors:
- the LOC131962398 gene encoding gamma-crystallin N-B-like gives rise to the protein MSQYSGKIPLIDAQRLIQGDWNRDNILFIQTVVWLQITFYEGKCFTGRKLEVRGDCDNFQDRGFMNRVNSIRVESGAWICFDHPDFKGQQYILEHGEYPEFQRWNSHNDHMGSCKPIRMHGEHYRIELFEACNFSGQCVEICDDCPFLQSRGLSKNCINSVKVYGDGAWVMYEEPNFRGRMYIVERGDYCSHNEWQAQNPNIQSIRRVVNYF